The following are encoded in a window of Impatiens glandulifera chromosome 5, dImpGla2.1, whole genome shotgun sequence genomic DNA:
- the LOC124938598 gene encoding general transcription factor IIF subunit 2-like: MDEEASNLETGKAERSVWLMKCPPVVSKSWQSHSAASNPHPVAKVIVSVDPLRSDDPSSLQFMMEMAGNGTGNMPKNYSLNMFKDFVPMSVFSETNQGKVAVEGKIEHKFDMKPHNTNLEEYSKMCRERTNKSNIKNRQVQVIDNDRGMHMRPMPGMIGLSASSSSNKDKKKTTTPVKPIDVKRTRRDRGELEDIMFKLFERQPNWTLKQLVQETDQPAQFLKEILNELCVYNKRGSNQGTYELKPEYKKSIEDAGAD, translated from the exons ATGGATGAAGAGGCCAGCAATCTGGAGACGGGGAAAGCTGAGAGATCGGTATGGTTGATGAAGTGTCCGCCCGTGGTTTCCAAGTCATGGCAGTCTCACTCCGCCGCCTCCAATCCTCATCCTGTCGCCAAAGTCATTGTCTCCGTTGATCCTCTCCGTTCCGACGACCCTTCTTCCCTCCAG TTTATGATGGAGATGGCTGGCAACGGTACTGGTAATATGCCAAAGAACTACTCTTTGAATATGTTCAAGGATTTTGTTCCTATGTCTGTTTTCTCAGAAACAAATCAAG GTAAAGTGGCAGTAGAGGGGAAGATTGAACACAAGTTTGATATGAAACCTCATAATACTAACTTGGAAGAGTATAGTAAAATGTGCCGTGAGAGAACAAACAAAtcgaatattaaaaatagacaAGTACAG GTGATTGACAATGACCGAGGAATGCATATGAGGCCCATGCCCGGGATGATTGGTTTGTCTGCCTCCAGCTCCTCTAATAAG GATAAGAAGAAAACAACAACACCAGTTAAGCCAATAGATGTGAAGAGAACGAGAAGAGATCGTGGTGAACTGGAGGATATCATGTTCAAGCTTTTCGAAAGACAACCTAATTGGACATTGAAGCAATTAGTCCAAGAAACAGATCAACCTGCG CAATTCTTGAAAGAGATATTGAATGAACTTTGTGTTTACAATAAAAGAGGATCTAACCAAGGAACATATGAGCTCAAGCCCGAGTATAAAAAGTCTATTGAGGATGCAGGTGctgattga
- the LOC124938324 gene encoding protein WALLS ARE THIN 1-like: MEGCWAMLSKYQLHLAMLALQFGYAGFHVVSRLALNMGISKIVFPVYRNILALLLLLPFAYFLEKKERPPINLSFLLQFFLLAVVGITANQGFYLLGLDHTSPTFASAIQNSVPAITFLMAVVLRIEKVRLDRRDGISKVLGTIFCVAGASVITLYKGPTIYSPSPLPRVQNVLPAAALTLAAGEVDGKSWTLGCVYLIGHCLSWSGWLVFQTPILKKYPAKLSFTSYQLFFGIIQFLIIALFCERDPQAWLIHSGSELFSVFYAGVVASGIAFAVQIWCIARGGPVFVAVYQPVQTLLVALMASIALGEQFYLGGIIGAVLIIAGLYLVLWGKSEEKKLATITDKGGIQSNADHTNTTTISHIRPSITQPLLNHETA, encoded by the exons ATGGAAGGATGTTGGGCGATGCTATCCAAGTACCAACTTCACTTAGCCATGTTAGCCTTACAATTTGGTTATGCTGGTTTTCATGTGGTTTCAAGATTAGCCCTTAATATGGGTATAAGCAAGATTGTCTTCCCTGTTTATAGAAACATCCTAgctctccttcttctccttccTTTTGCCTACTTTCTTGAGAA GAAGGAAAGGCCGCCAATTAATCTCTCGTTTCTTCTCCAATTCTTCCTCCTCGCTGTTGTCGg AATTACGGCGAATCAAGGATTCTATTTGCTCGGATTAGACCACACTTCTCCTACATTTGCTTCCGCCATTCAGAACTCTGTCCCAGCTATTACTTTTCTAATGGCCGTTGTTCTAAG GATAGAGAAAGTGAGATTAGATAGAAGAGATGGTATCTCCAAGGTATTGGGAACAATCTTCTGTGTCGCGGGAGCTTCCGTCATCACATTATACAAGGGACCCACAATTTACAGCCCGTCGCCGTTGCCGCGAGTACAGAACGTTTTGCCGGCGGCGGCGTTAACCTTAGCGGCGGGAGAAGTTGACGGAAAGAGTTGGACATTGGGTTGCGTTTACTTAATCGGACATTGTTTGTCATGGTCGGGATGGTTGGTGTTTCAGACTCCAATTTTGAAGAAATATCCGGCCAAGCTCTCATTTACATCGTACCAGTTGTTCTTTGGAATCATACAGTTTCTTATTATCGCTTTGTTTTGTGAAAGAGATCCTCAGGCATGGCTTATTCACTCCGGCAGCGAATTATTCAGCGTTTTCTATGCA GGAGTGGTGGCATCAGGGATAGCATTCGCTGTACAGATTTGGTGCATAGCTAGAGGTGGTCCCGTCTTTGTTGCCGTTTATCAACCTGTTCAAACCCTTCTTGTCGCTCTCATGGCTTCCATTGCATTGGGAGAACAATTCTACTTGGGAGg GATCATTGGAGCTGTACTGATCATAGCCGGATTGTACCTTGTGTTGTGGGGTAAGAGTGAAGAAAAGAAGCTAGCAACAATTACTGACAAGGGTGGGATCCAATCAAATGCGGACCACACTAATACTACTACAATCAGTCACATCAGGCCTTCCATCACTCAACCATTGCTCAATCATGAAACTGCTTGA